One genomic segment of Ricinus communis isolate WT05 ecotype wild-type chromosome 3, ASM1957865v1, whole genome shotgun sequence includes these proteins:
- the LOC8262643 gene encoding general transcription factor 3C polypeptide 3 isoform X2: protein MDEIEELTRMLSSEGEEEEDDEEEAIEQEEEEEDEEEEAIEQEEEEAIEQEEEEAEEEEQFEYEALASKKRKLLADATGSGSGEKVRTEDINSALIDEVMRGFNLGTRRKSRKSKKRGRRRGSKNKLTPEITKMLGDATVLCAHGQHQEAISVLNEVVRVAPHVPDAYHTLGLAHESLGNTEKAMAFYAIAARLMPKNSVLWKTLFTWHNERGDVARASMYLAKAIRADPNDISLRKRQALLYVKLGNFQKAAESYDQILQICSEDIEVLKIAAELYSECGQSERSVSILEKYFDGHPSGADFSVIDLLAAVLMDTNAYNKALQHIEHAHLVYYSGKEMPLQLKIKAGICHIHLKNVEKAEMLFSNLELESVSHAELIMDVANAYMNLEHLQLALKYYLILESNAGGENGYIHLKIAQCYLSLKDREKATMFFYKALHALEDSVDCRLALASLILEDGKEDEAISLLAPPEGLDSINLSSDKHKPWWLDGKIKLRLCHIYRSRGMLEDFINTILPLVRESLYVKSLRQKVKRRLTTSVLRKRTKILDVGEINDVFGGVRPLASRSDLLKATRARKMLQKKEEEKVEARAAGIDCHSDDSDDESLEEVRIPPLPNFLKDEEHHNLIIDLCKALQSLQRYWEALEIINLTRRLAYKNLPNEKKEELQSLAAQISYKTTDPKHGFDCVRSIVVQHPYSLAAWNCYYKITLRLGKNYSRHAKFLRYMRSKHNDCVPPIIIYGHQFTVASHHQDAAREYLAAYKLLPESPLINLCVGTSLINLALGFRLQNKHHCLAQGLSFLYKNLKLAENNQVSLQEALYNIARAYHHVGLVSLAASYYEKVLGIREKDYTIPKLLNENSDMGNLKPGYCDLRREAAHNLHLIYRKSGAFDLARQVLKDHADFD from the exons ATGGACGAAATTGAAGAATTAACGCGAATGTTGAGCAgcgaaggagaagaagaagaagatgatgaagaagaagcaatcgaacaagaagaagaagaagaagatgaggaagaagaagcaatcgaacaagaagaagaagaagcaatcgaacaagaagaagaggaagcagaagaagaagagcaaTTTGAATATGAAGCTCTTGCTTCTAAAAAACGTAAACTACTTGCTGATGCAACAGG TTCAGGGTCAGGGGAGAAGGTTAGGACAGAGGATATAAATAGTGCTCTCATTGATGAAGTTATGCGAGGGTTTAATTTGGGTACCCGCAGAAAGTCACGCAAG TCTAAGAAAAGAGGTAGGAGGAGAGGCTCCAAAAATAAACTCACCCCTGAAATTACAAAGATGCTTGGTGATGCTACTGTTCTCTGTGCACATGGTCAACACCAAGAG GCCATATCTGTTTTGAATGAAGTTGTTAGGGTAGCACCGCATGTACCTGATGCATACCATACACTAGGACTTGCCCATGAGTCACTTGGTAATACTGAAAAAGCGATGGCATTTTATGCAATTGCAGCACGTCTTATGCCGAAAAATTCAGTCTTGTGGAAGACGCTTTTTACCTGGCACAA CGAAAGAGGAGATGTGGCTCGAGCCAGTATGTACCTCGCTAAAGCTATAAGGGCAGATCCTAATGATATTTCACTCAGAAAACGTCAGGCATTGCTTTATGTTAAGCTTGGGAATTTCCAAAAAGCTGCCGAGTCATATGATCAAATATTGCAAATTTGTTCTGAAGATATTGAAGTGCTGAAGATAGCTGCTGAG CTATACTCTGAATGTGGTCAATCAGAACGAAGTGTCAGCATTTTGGAGAAATATTTCGATGGTCATCCATCTGGAGCTGATTTTAGCGTGATTGATTTGCTTGCTGCTGTACTCATGGATACCAATGCATATAATAAGGCACTTCAGCATATTGAGCATGCTCACCTGGTTTACTATTCAGGAAAGGAAATGCCTTtgcaattgaaaataaaagcagGAATCTGCCACATTCACCTTAAAAATGTTGAGAAAGCGGAG ATGCTCTTCAGTAATCTGGAGCTGGAGAGTGTTAGTCATGCTGAATTGATTATGGATGTAGCTAATGCGTATATGAATCTGGAGCATCTTCAGCTTGCACTGAAGTACTATCTTATCTTGGAGTCAAATGCTGGAGGTGAAAAT gGCTATATACATTTGAAAATTGCTCAATGTTACTTATCTTTGAAAGATCGAGAAAAAGCAACTATGTTCTTTTACAAAG CTTTGCATGCACTTGAAGATAGTGTTGATTGTCGATTAGCTTTGGCATCCCTGATCCTTGAGGATGGTAAAGAAGACGAAGCTATTTCTTTGCTAGCACCTCCAGAAGGTTTAG ATTCCATCAATTTAAGTTCTGATAAGCATAAACCATGGTGGCTTGATGGCAAAATAAAACTGAGGCTTTGCCACATATATAGGTCCAGAGGAATGCTTGAAGATTTTATCAACACTATACTCCCTTTGGTCCGTGAATCACTTTATGTCAAATCCCTTCGCCAGAAG GTAAAGAGGAGGCTGACAACAAGTGTTCTCCGTAAAAGAACCAAAATTCTAGATGTTGGGGAAATTAATGATGTATTTGGGGGAGTTAGACCGTTGGCTTCCCGCTCGGATCT ATTGAAAGCTACTAGAGCAAGGAAGATGCTtcagaagaaggaagaagagaaagtaGAGGCGAGGGCTGCTGGCATTGATTGTCATAGTGATGATTCAGATGATGAGTCATTG GAAGAAGTCAGAATCCCTCCCCTTCCTAACTTCTTAAAGGACGAAGAGCATCATAATCTGATTATAGAT TTGTGCAAGGCACTTCAATCACTACAGAGGTACTGGGAGGCACTAGAGATTATTAATCTTACTCGAAGATTGGCATATAAGAATCTGCCTAATGAGAAGAAGGAGGAACTTCAGTCTCTTGCAGCTC AAATATCATATAAGACCACTGACCCTAAGCATGGGTTTGACTGTGTAAGGTCCATTGTTGTGCAGCATCCATACAGCCTTGCTGCCTGGAACTGCTATTACAAAATAACTCTAAG GTTAGGAAAGAACTACTCACGGCATGCGAAGTTTCTACGCTATATGCGAAGCAAACACAATGATTGTGTACCACCCATAATCATTTATGGACATCAGTTTACTGTGGCCAGCCATCACCAAGATGCTGCAAGAGAATACCTTGCAGCTTATAAACTATTGCCTGAGAGTCCTCTGATTAATCTTTGTGTTG GAACTTCCTTGATCAATTTGGCCCTCGGATTTAGACTTCAAAATAAGCATCATTGTCTTGCACAAGGCTTATCATTCCTCtataaaaatctaaagcttGCTGAAAATAACCAg GTAAGTTTGCAGGAGGCATTATATAACATTGCTCGTGCATATCATCATGTTGGACTAGTATCTCTAGCAGCTTCATATTATGAAAAGGTGCTTGGAATACGTGAGAAGGATTACACCATTCCAAAACTTCTGAATGAGAACTCAGATATGGGAAATCTGAAGCCTGGTTACTGCGACCTGCGTAGGGAGGCAGCTCATAATTTGCACTTAATTTACAGGAAAAGTGGAGCATTTGATCTTGCTAGGCAGGTCTTGAAAGATCATGCagattttgattaa
- the LOC8262643 gene encoding general transcription factor 3C polypeptide 3 isoform X3 has product MDEIEELTRMLSSEGEEEEDEEEEAIEQEEEEAIEQEEEEAEEEEQFEYEALASKKRKLLADATGSGSGEKVRTEDINSALIDEVMRGFNLGTRRKSRKSKKRGRRRGSKNKLTPEITKMLGDATVLCAHGQHQEAISVLNEVVRVAPHVPDAYHTLGLAHESLGNTEKAMAFYAIAARLMPKNSVLWKTLFTWHNERGDVARASMYLAKAIRADPNDISLRKRQALLYVKLGNFQKAAESYDQILQICSEDIEVLKIAAELYSECGQSERSVSILEKYFDGHPSGADFSVIDLLAAVLMDTNAYNKALQHIEHAHLVYYSGKEMPLQLKIKAGICHIHLKNVEKAEMLFSNLELESVSHAELIMDVANAYMNLEHLQLALKYYLILESNAGGENGYIHLKIAQCYLSLKDREKATMFFYKALHALEDSVDCRLALASLILEDGKEDEAISLLAPPEGLDSINLSSDKHKPWWLDGKIKLRLCHIYRSRGMLEDFINTILPLVRESLYVKSLRQKVKRRLTTSVLRKRTKILDVGEINDVFGGVRPLASRSDLLKATRARKMLQKKEEEKVEARAAGIDCHSDDSDDESLEEEVRIPPLPNFLKDEEHHNLIIDLCKALQSLQRYWEALEIINLTRRLAYKNLPNEKKEELQSLAAQISYKTTDPKHGFDCVRSIVVQHPYSLAAWNCYYKITLRLGKNYSRHAKFLRYMRSKHNDCVPPIIIYGHQFTVASHHQDAAREYLAAYKLLPESPLINLCVGTSLINLALGFRLQNKHHCLAQGLSFLYKNLKLAENNQVSLQEALYNIARAYHHVGLVSLAASYYEKVLGIREKDYTIPKLLNENSDMGNLKPGYCDLRREAAHNLHLIYRKSGAFDLARQVLKDHADFD; this is encoded by the exons ATGGACGAAATTGAAGAATTAACGCGAATGTTGAGCAgcgaaggagaagaagaagaag atgaggaagaagaagcaatcgaacaagaagaagaagaagcaatcgaacaagaagaagaggaagcagaagaagaagagcaaTTTGAATATGAAGCTCTTGCTTCTAAAAAACGTAAACTACTTGCTGATGCAACAGG TTCAGGGTCAGGGGAGAAGGTTAGGACAGAGGATATAAATAGTGCTCTCATTGATGAAGTTATGCGAGGGTTTAATTTGGGTACCCGCAGAAAGTCACGCAAG TCTAAGAAAAGAGGTAGGAGGAGAGGCTCCAAAAATAAACTCACCCCTGAAATTACAAAGATGCTTGGTGATGCTACTGTTCTCTGTGCACATGGTCAACACCAAGAG GCCATATCTGTTTTGAATGAAGTTGTTAGGGTAGCACCGCATGTACCTGATGCATACCATACACTAGGACTTGCCCATGAGTCACTTGGTAATACTGAAAAAGCGATGGCATTTTATGCAATTGCAGCACGTCTTATGCCGAAAAATTCAGTCTTGTGGAAGACGCTTTTTACCTGGCACAA CGAAAGAGGAGATGTGGCTCGAGCCAGTATGTACCTCGCTAAAGCTATAAGGGCAGATCCTAATGATATTTCACTCAGAAAACGTCAGGCATTGCTTTATGTTAAGCTTGGGAATTTCCAAAAAGCTGCCGAGTCATATGATCAAATATTGCAAATTTGTTCTGAAGATATTGAAGTGCTGAAGATAGCTGCTGAG CTATACTCTGAATGTGGTCAATCAGAACGAAGTGTCAGCATTTTGGAGAAATATTTCGATGGTCATCCATCTGGAGCTGATTTTAGCGTGATTGATTTGCTTGCTGCTGTACTCATGGATACCAATGCATATAATAAGGCACTTCAGCATATTGAGCATGCTCACCTGGTTTACTATTCAGGAAAGGAAATGCCTTtgcaattgaaaataaaagcagGAATCTGCCACATTCACCTTAAAAATGTTGAGAAAGCGGAG ATGCTCTTCAGTAATCTGGAGCTGGAGAGTGTTAGTCATGCTGAATTGATTATGGATGTAGCTAATGCGTATATGAATCTGGAGCATCTTCAGCTTGCACTGAAGTACTATCTTATCTTGGAGTCAAATGCTGGAGGTGAAAAT gGCTATATACATTTGAAAATTGCTCAATGTTACTTATCTTTGAAAGATCGAGAAAAAGCAACTATGTTCTTTTACAAAG CTTTGCATGCACTTGAAGATAGTGTTGATTGTCGATTAGCTTTGGCATCCCTGATCCTTGAGGATGGTAAAGAAGACGAAGCTATTTCTTTGCTAGCACCTCCAGAAGGTTTAG ATTCCATCAATTTAAGTTCTGATAAGCATAAACCATGGTGGCTTGATGGCAAAATAAAACTGAGGCTTTGCCACATATATAGGTCCAGAGGAATGCTTGAAGATTTTATCAACACTATACTCCCTTTGGTCCGTGAATCACTTTATGTCAAATCCCTTCGCCAGAAG GTAAAGAGGAGGCTGACAACAAGTGTTCTCCGTAAAAGAACCAAAATTCTAGATGTTGGGGAAATTAATGATGTATTTGGGGGAGTTAGACCGTTGGCTTCCCGCTCGGATCT ATTGAAAGCTACTAGAGCAAGGAAGATGCTtcagaagaaggaagaagagaaagtaGAGGCGAGGGCTGCTGGCATTGATTGTCATAGTGATGATTCAGATGATGAGTCATTG GAAGAAGAAGTCAGAATCCCTCCCCTTCCTAACTTCTTAAAGGACGAAGAGCATCATAATCTGATTATAGAT TTGTGCAAGGCACTTCAATCACTACAGAGGTACTGGGAGGCACTAGAGATTATTAATCTTACTCGAAGATTGGCATATAAGAATCTGCCTAATGAGAAGAAGGAGGAACTTCAGTCTCTTGCAGCTC AAATATCATATAAGACCACTGACCCTAAGCATGGGTTTGACTGTGTAAGGTCCATTGTTGTGCAGCATCCATACAGCCTTGCTGCCTGGAACTGCTATTACAAAATAACTCTAAG GTTAGGAAAGAACTACTCACGGCATGCGAAGTTTCTACGCTATATGCGAAGCAAACACAATGATTGTGTACCACCCATAATCATTTATGGACATCAGTTTACTGTGGCCAGCCATCACCAAGATGCTGCAAGAGAATACCTTGCAGCTTATAAACTATTGCCTGAGAGTCCTCTGATTAATCTTTGTGTTG GAACTTCCTTGATCAATTTGGCCCTCGGATTTAGACTTCAAAATAAGCATCATTGTCTTGCACAAGGCTTATCATTCCTCtataaaaatctaaagcttGCTGAAAATAACCAg GTAAGTTTGCAGGAGGCATTATATAACATTGCTCGTGCATATCATCATGTTGGACTAGTATCTCTAGCAGCTTCATATTATGAAAAGGTGCTTGGAATACGTGAGAAGGATTACACCATTCCAAAACTTCTGAATGAGAACTCAGATATGGGAAATCTGAAGCCTGGTTACTGCGACCTGCGTAGGGAGGCAGCTCATAATTTGCACTTAATTTACAGGAAAAGTGGAGCATTTGATCTTGCTAGGCAGGTCTTGAAAGATCATGCagattttgattaa
- the LOC8262643 gene encoding general transcription factor 3C polypeptide 3 isoform X1 — protein MDEIEELTRMLSSEGEEEEDDEEEAIEQEEEEEDEEEEAIEQEEEEAIEQEEEEAEEEEQFEYEALASKKRKLLADATGSGSGEKVRTEDINSALIDEVMRGFNLGTRRKSRKSKKRGRRRGSKNKLTPEITKMLGDATVLCAHGQHQEAISVLNEVVRVAPHVPDAYHTLGLAHESLGNTEKAMAFYAIAARLMPKNSVLWKTLFTWHNERGDVARASMYLAKAIRADPNDISLRKRQALLYVKLGNFQKAAESYDQILQICSEDIEVLKIAAELYSECGQSERSVSILEKYFDGHPSGADFSVIDLLAAVLMDTNAYNKALQHIEHAHLVYYSGKEMPLQLKIKAGICHIHLKNVEKAEMLFSNLELESVSHAELIMDVANAYMNLEHLQLALKYYLILESNAGGENGYIHLKIAQCYLSLKDREKATMFFYKALHALEDSVDCRLALASLILEDGKEDEAISLLAPPEGLDSINLSSDKHKPWWLDGKIKLRLCHIYRSRGMLEDFINTILPLVRESLYVKSLRQKVKRRLTTSVLRKRTKILDVGEINDVFGGVRPLASRSDLLKATRARKMLQKKEEEKVEARAAGIDCHSDDSDDESLEEEVRIPPLPNFLKDEEHHNLIIDLCKALQSLQRYWEALEIINLTRRLAYKNLPNEKKEELQSLAAQISYKTTDPKHGFDCVRSIVVQHPYSLAAWNCYYKITLRLGKNYSRHAKFLRYMRSKHNDCVPPIIIYGHQFTVASHHQDAAREYLAAYKLLPESPLINLCVGTSLINLALGFRLQNKHHCLAQGLSFLYKNLKLAENNQVSLQEALYNIARAYHHVGLVSLAASYYEKVLGIREKDYTIPKLLNENSDMGNLKPGYCDLRREAAHNLHLIYRKSGAFDLARQVLKDHADFD, from the exons ATGGACGAAATTGAAGAATTAACGCGAATGTTGAGCAgcgaaggagaagaagaagaagatgatgaagaagaagcaatcgaacaagaagaagaagaagaagatgaggaagaagaagcaatcgaacaagaagaagaagaagcaatcgaacaagaagaagaggaagcagaagaagaagagcaaTTTGAATATGAAGCTCTTGCTTCTAAAAAACGTAAACTACTTGCTGATGCAACAGG TTCAGGGTCAGGGGAGAAGGTTAGGACAGAGGATATAAATAGTGCTCTCATTGATGAAGTTATGCGAGGGTTTAATTTGGGTACCCGCAGAAAGTCACGCAAG TCTAAGAAAAGAGGTAGGAGGAGAGGCTCCAAAAATAAACTCACCCCTGAAATTACAAAGATGCTTGGTGATGCTACTGTTCTCTGTGCACATGGTCAACACCAAGAG GCCATATCTGTTTTGAATGAAGTTGTTAGGGTAGCACCGCATGTACCTGATGCATACCATACACTAGGACTTGCCCATGAGTCACTTGGTAATACTGAAAAAGCGATGGCATTTTATGCAATTGCAGCACGTCTTATGCCGAAAAATTCAGTCTTGTGGAAGACGCTTTTTACCTGGCACAA CGAAAGAGGAGATGTGGCTCGAGCCAGTATGTACCTCGCTAAAGCTATAAGGGCAGATCCTAATGATATTTCACTCAGAAAACGTCAGGCATTGCTTTATGTTAAGCTTGGGAATTTCCAAAAAGCTGCCGAGTCATATGATCAAATATTGCAAATTTGTTCTGAAGATATTGAAGTGCTGAAGATAGCTGCTGAG CTATACTCTGAATGTGGTCAATCAGAACGAAGTGTCAGCATTTTGGAGAAATATTTCGATGGTCATCCATCTGGAGCTGATTTTAGCGTGATTGATTTGCTTGCTGCTGTACTCATGGATACCAATGCATATAATAAGGCACTTCAGCATATTGAGCATGCTCACCTGGTTTACTATTCAGGAAAGGAAATGCCTTtgcaattgaaaataaaagcagGAATCTGCCACATTCACCTTAAAAATGTTGAGAAAGCGGAG ATGCTCTTCAGTAATCTGGAGCTGGAGAGTGTTAGTCATGCTGAATTGATTATGGATGTAGCTAATGCGTATATGAATCTGGAGCATCTTCAGCTTGCACTGAAGTACTATCTTATCTTGGAGTCAAATGCTGGAGGTGAAAAT gGCTATATACATTTGAAAATTGCTCAATGTTACTTATCTTTGAAAGATCGAGAAAAAGCAACTATGTTCTTTTACAAAG CTTTGCATGCACTTGAAGATAGTGTTGATTGTCGATTAGCTTTGGCATCCCTGATCCTTGAGGATGGTAAAGAAGACGAAGCTATTTCTTTGCTAGCACCTCCAGAAGGTTTAG ATTCCATCAATTTAAGTTCTGATAAGCATAAACCATGGTGGCTTGATGGCAAAATAAAACTGAGGCTTTGCCACATATATAGGTCCAGAGGAATGCTTGAAGATTTTATCAACACTATACTCCCTTTGGTCCGTGAATCACTTTATGTCAAATCCCTTCGCCAGAAG GTAAAGAGGAGGCTGACAACAAGTGTTCTCCGTAAAAGAACCAAAATTCTAGATGTTGGGGAAATTAATGATGTATTTGGGGGAGTTAGACCGTTGGCTTCCCGCTCGGATCT ATTGAAAGCTACTAGAGCAAGGAAGATGCTtcagaagaaggaagaagagaaagtaGAGGCGAGGGCTGCTGGCATTGATTGTCATAGTGATGATTCAGATGATGAGTCATTG GAAGAAGAAGTCAGAATCCCTCCCCTTCCTAACTTCTTAAAGGACGAAGAGCATCATAATCTGATTATAGAT TTGTGCAAGGCACTTCAATCACTACAGAGGTACTGGGAGGCACTAGAGATTATTAATCTTACTCGAAGATTGGCATATAAGAATCTGCCTAATGAGAAGAAGGAGGAACTTCAGTCTCTTGCAGCTC AAATATCATATAAGACCACTGACCCTAAGCATGGGTTTGACTGTGTAAGGTCCATTGTTGTGCAGCATCCATACAGCCTTGCTGCCTGGAACTGCTATTACAAAATAACTCTAAG GTTAGGAAAGAACTACTCACGGCATGCGAAGTTTCTACGCTATATGCGAAGCAAACACAATGATTGTGTACCACCCATAATCATTTATGGACATCAGTTTACTGTGGCCAGCCATCACCAAGATGCTGCAAGAGAATACCTTGCAGCTTATAAACTATTGCCTGAGAGTCCTCTGATTAATCTTTGTGTTG GAACTTCCTTGATCAATTTGGCCCTCGGATTTAGACTTCAAAATAAGCATCATTGTCTTGCACAAGGCTTATCATTCCTCtataaaaatctaaagcttGCTGAAAATAACCAg GTAAGTTTGCAGGAGGCATTATATAACATTGCTCGTGCATATCATCATGTTGGACTAGTATCTCTAGCAGCTTCATATTATGAAAAGGTGCTTGGAATACGTGAGAAGGATTACACCATTCCAAAACTTCTGAATGAGAACTCAGATATGGGAAATCTGAAGCCTGGTTACTGCGACCTGCGTAGGGAGGCAGCTCATAATTTGCACTTAATTTACAGGAAAAGTGGAGCATTTGATCTTGCTAGGCAGGTCTTGAAAGATCATGCagattttgattaa
- the LOC8262643 gene encoding general transcription factor 3C polypeptide 3 isoform X4, with product MMKKKQSNKKKKKKMRKKKQSNKKKKKQSNKKKRKQKKKSNLNMKLLLLKNVNYLLMQQGSGEKVRTEDINSALIDEVMRGFNLGTRRKSRKSKKRGRRRGSKNKLTPEITKMLGDATVLCAHGQHQEAISVLNEVVRVAPHVPDAYHTLGLAHESLGNTEKAMAFYAIAARLMPKNSVLWKTLFTWHNERGDVARASMYLAKAIRADPNDISLRKRQALLYVKLGNFQKAAESYDQILQICSEDIEVLKIAAELYSECGQSERSVSILEKYFDGHPSGADFSVIDLLAAVLMDTNAYNKALQHIEHAHLVYYSGKEMPLQLKIKAGICHIHLKNVEKAEMLFSNLELESVSHAELIMDVANAYMNLEHLQLALKYYLILESNAGGENGYIHLKIAQCYLSLKDREKATMFFYKALHALEDSVDCRLALASLILEDGKEDEAISLLAPPEGLDSINLSSDKHKPWWLDGKIKLRLCHIYRSRGMLEDFINTILPLVRESLYVKSLRQKVKRRLTTSVLRKRTKILDVGEINDVFGGVRPLASRSDLLKATRARKMLQKKEEEKVEARAAGIDCHSDDSDDESLEEEVRIPPLPNFLKDEEHHNLIIDLCKALQSLQRYWEALEIINLTRRLAYKNLPNEKKEELQSLAAQISYKTTDPKHGFDCVRSIVVQHPYSLAAWNCYYKITLRLGKNYSRHAKFLRYMRSKHNDCVPPIIIYGHQFTVASHHQDAAREYLAAYKLLPESPLINLCVGTSLINLALGFRLQNKHHCLAQGLSFLYKNLKLAENNQVSLQEALYNIARAYHHVGLVSLAASYYEKVLGIREKDYTIPKLLNENSDMGNLKPGYCDLRREAAHNLHLIYRKSGAFDLARQVLKDHADFD from the exons atgatgaagaagaagcaatcgaacaagaagaagaagaagaagatgaggaagaagaagcaatcgaacaagaagaagaagaagcaatcgaacaagaagaagaggaagcagaagaagaagagcaaTTTGAATATGAAGCTCTTGCTTCTAAAAAACGTAAACTACTTGCTGATGCAACAGG GGTCAGGGGAGAAGGTTAGGACAGAGGATATAAATAGTGCTCTCATTGATGAAGTTATGCGAGGGTTTAATTTGGGTACCCGCAGAAAGTCACGCAAG TCTAAGAAAAGAGGTAGGAGGAGAGGCTCCAAAAATAAACTCACCCCTGAAATTACAAAGATGCTTGGTGATGCTACTGTTCTCTGTGCACATGGTCAACACCAAGAG GCCATATCTGTTTTGAATGAAGTTGTTAGGGTAGCACCGCATGTACCTGATGCATACCATACACTAGGACTTGCCCATGAGTCACTTGGTAATACTGAAAAAGCGATGGCATTTTATGCAATTGCAGCACGTCTTATGCCGAAAAATTCAGTCTTGTGGAAGACGCTTTTTACCTGGCACAA CGAAAGAGGAGATGTGGCTCGAGCCAGTATGTACCTCGCTAAAGCTATAAGGGCAGATCCTAATGATATTTCACTCAGAAAACGTCAGGCATTGCTTTATGTTAAGCTTGGGAATTTCCAAAAAGCTGCCGAGTCATATGATCAAATATTGCAAATTTGTTCTGAAGATATTGAAGTGCTGAAGATAGCTGCTGAG CTATACTCTGAATGTGGTCAATCAGAACGAAGTGTCAGCATTTTGGAGAAATATTTCGATGGTCATCCATCTGGAGCTGATTTTAGCGTGATTGATTTGCTTGCTGCTGTACTCATGGATACCAATGCATATAATAAGGCACTTCAGCATATTGAGCATGCTCACCTGGTTTACTATTCAGGAAAGGAAATGCCTTtgcaattgaaaataaaagcagGAATCTGCCACATTCACCTTAAAAATGTTGAGAAAGCGGAG ATGCTCTTCAGTAATCTGGAGCTGGAGAGTGTTAGTCATGCTGAATTGATTATGGATGTAGCTAATGCGTATATGAATCTGGAGCATCTTCAGCTTGCACTGAAGTACTATCTTATCTTGGAGTCAAATGCTGGAGGTGAAAAT gGCTATATACATTTGAAAATTGCTCAATGTTACTTATCTTTGAAAGATCGAGAAAAAGCAACTATGTTCTTTTACAAAG CTTTGCATGCACTTGAAGATAGTGTTGATTGTCGATTAGCTTTGGCATCCCTGATCCTTGAGGATGGTAAAGAAGACGAAGCTATTTCTTTGCTAGCACCTCCAGAAGGTTTAG ATTCCATCAATTTAAGTTCTGATAAGCATAAACCATGGTGGCTTGATGGCAAAATAAAACTGAGGCTTTGCCACATATATAGGTCCAGAGGAATGCTTGAAGATTTTATCAACACTATACTCCCTTTGGTCCGTGAATCACTTTATGTCAAATCCCTTCGCCAGAAG GTAAAGAGGAGGCTGACAACAAGTGTTCTCCGTAAAAGAACCAAAATTCTAGATGTTGGGGAAATTAATGATGTATTTGGGGGAGTTAGACCGTTGGCTTCCCGCTCGGATCT ATTGAAAGCTACTAGAGCAAGGAAGATGCTtcagaagaaggaagaagagaaagtaGAGGCGAGGGCTGCTGGCATTGATTGTCATAGTGATGATTCAGATGATGAGTCATTG GAAGAAGAAGTCAGAATCCCTCCCCTTCCTAACTTCTTAAAGGACGAAGAGCATCATAATCTGATTATAGAT TTGTGCAAGGCACTTCAATCACTACAGAGGTACTGGGAGGCACTAGAGATTATTAATCTTACTCGAAGATTGGCATATAAGAATCTGCCTAATGAGAAGAAGGAGGAACTTCAGTCTCTTGCAGCTC AAATATCATATAAGACCACTGACCCTAAGCATGGGTTTGACTGTGTAAGGTCCATTGTTGTGCAGCATCCATACAGCCTTGCTGCCTGGAACTGCTATTACAAAATAACTCTAAG GTTAGGAAAGAACTACTCACGGCATGCGAAGTTTCTACGCTATATGCGAAGCAAACACAATGATTGTGTACCACCCATAATCATTTATGGACATCAGTTTACTGTGGCCAGCCATCACCAAGATGCTGCAAGAGAATACCTTGCAGCTTATAAACTATTGCCTGAGAGTCCTCTGATTAATCTTTGTGTTG GAACTTCCTTGATCAATTTGGCCCTCGGATTTAGACTTCAAAATAAGCATCATTGTCTTGCACAAGGCTTATCATTCCTCtataaaaatctaaagcttGCTGAAAATAACCAg GTAAGTTTGCAGGAGGCATTATATAACATTGCTCGTGCATATCATCATGTTGGACTAGTATCTCTAGCAGCTTCATATTATGAAAAGGTGCTTGGAATACGTGAGAAGGATTACACCATTCCAAAACTTCTGAATGAGAACTCAGATATGGGAAATCTGAAGCCTGGTTACTGCGACCTGCGTAGGGAGGCAGCTCATAATTTGCACTTAATTTACAGGAAAAGTGGAGCATTTGATCTTGCTAGGCAGGTCTTGAAAGATCATGCagattttgattaa